ACTTGTATCCACCTCAGGATCGTAGCCTGTGTAGTTGGTGAAGCAAAGCAGGTTGTAACCTGTGAAGTAGATGCGTACGTTCTGCAAGTAGCACTTGTTTACCCACTTCTTTGGCAAGGTGTAACCCACTGTTACGTTCTGCAGACGCAGGAATGATGCATCCTCTACAGCATAGCTGATGAGCTGCATGTTTGATACGCCTGCTGGATTGTAGATATTAGCGTTGGCGTTAATCTCATTCAAGCGGTTCATTACATTCTCTACACCACCATACTCTGCAATGAGGCTAGCTGATGGGCGACCGATGTTGTTACCGTTGGCTGGGTCAATCCAGGTATAGCGGTTGCCTACGCTGAAGTCATCTACCAGGTTGTAGTTCTTGGCTGAACCTGCATAGAATGCGTTGGCAAGCTTGGTACCGTTTACCAGCTTGTTGCCCAATGAGTAGTTGAAGAACAGGTTGAAGTCGAGGTTACCAACGTGACCGTCGAAACCGAAACCACCAGTTGTGGTTGGTACGGTGTTACCCAGACGCTGCTTCACTGCATCACCATTCTCGTCAACTTCTACCTTGGCTACGCCTGGATAGAGGTTACCGCCGAAGAGCTTGTAGCTGTTGTCCTTTACGCCTTCAGCCAGTGCCCAGGTGCCGTTTTCTTTCAATACCAAATCACCCTTGCCTGTTGCTGCATCATATACGGTGTAGAAACCATTGCTCTTGTAACCCCAAAGCTCACCGAGGCGACCCCCTTGCTCTACGCGGAAGTCTTCATATTTGGAGATGGTAGAACCACTCCAGTTAGAGCTCTGCCATGGGTTCTCCATGTTCAACTCATCAATCTTATTCTTGTTGTAAGATACGTTGAAGTTGAAGTTCAAACCGAAGTTCTTCTTGTCTACGATTACTGCATTGAGTGCCAACTCAATACCCTTGTTAGAGGTCTTACCGAAGTTCTGGAACTGGTAAGAGTAACCTGTATTGGCAGGGATGATACTCTGCATCAAGAGATCCTTGGTTGTATTCCAGTAGAAGTCTAATGTACCGCTGATGCGACCATTGAAGAAACCGTAATCGATACCGAAGTTACGGGTCACTGTGGTTTCCCACTTCAGGTCTGGATTATAGAGATATTTACCATGCTCAAGCATAGAAGCTCTGTTCTCTTCGAAGAATGGAGCCTTTGATGTGTTGTCTGCCATAGAGTAGGTGGTAGTCAACAAACCAGAGTTGATACGGTTGTTACCTGCTGTACCGAAGCTCAGACGAGCCTTCAAGTTAGAAAGCCAGCTGGAAGCACCCTTCAGGAATTCCTCGTCAGACATACGCCAAGCCAAGGCTGCTGATGGGAAGATACCCCAACGGTTGTCCTTGCCGAACTTGCTGGAACCATCGGCACGAACGGTGATGGTAGCCAGATACTTGTCGTTGAGTGTATAGTTGATACGGCCGAAGTAAGAGAGAATGTTCTCCTCAGCCTTGATATTACCCTCGTTAGGAAGTGCTGTACCTGCTGCTGTGTTAGCCAATACCTCGTTCACGTTGAATGAAGTTGGGAAGGCTACTGAAGTGCTGGTACGGGTTACGTCCTGGCTACTGCTCCATTCCTGACCTACCAATACATTGATATGGTCACGACCATGGAAGAGCTTCTTATTGTCATAAGTTAATGTATTTGCGTTACGCCAGTTCTTGTTCTCCAAACGCACGAACTGTGCCTGTGGCTGACCGTTGTAACCATACTTAGAGTTGGTAGTTGCATTAGAACCCCAAACCTGGTCGGTATTGTTATACTTCCAGCCATAGCCGAACTCAGAACGGAATGTGATATTTTTGAATGGCTTCCAGTTTAAGCCAACGTTGTAGTTTTGCTGGAAACGCTCCTGATACTTATAGGTATCGGTGATACGCTCTGTTGGGTTACGGCGTGTAGATGTGCTGTTCTCCTCATCATCGTCTGATGTGCCAGAGAGAGGCTCTACCGGGTTCCATCTTACGGTGTTGGCAACAACTGAGTTTGCTGCACTCGACTCGTTGGTATCTGCACCACCATTCAAGCCATCCAGCTTGGTGAATGCCATACGGCCATTGAAGTCGAGAGACAACCACTTGTTCAGGTTGGCATTGATCTTGGCGTTTACATTGTTCTTGGCGTAGCCAGAACCCTGCATGATGCTCTTCTCGTCGTTGTGAGAGAAACCGATGTTGTACTTGATGTCCTTGGTACCACCGCTTACGTTCACGTTATACTGTTTCTGGTTACCTGTACGGCCGAATACCTCATCCTGATAGTCACGTCCTTCAATAGACTTCCAGATGTCGAGATCGTTGTAGTTACCATAGTCAGTGCTACCCAACTCATACTGATAGTATGCATAGTCGTATGGAGACATAGTCTTCACCAACTTAGAAACCTTCTTGTAGCCGAGAGAAGCATTGAAGTTTACCTGAGTCTTACCCTCAGAACCGCTCTTGGTTGTAACGATGATAACACCATTAGCACCACGGGCACCATAGATGGCTGTAGAAGAAGCATCCTTCAAAACGTCGATGCTCTGAATTTCGCTAGGAGCGATGTCGCTGATAGAGCTTACAGGGAAACCATCTACGATGTAGAGAGGAGAGTTGTCCTGTGAAAGAGAACCACCACCACGCACGCGAATCTTCACGTCAGCATCTGGTGAACCCTCGGTGGTGGTGATGTTCACACCCGCCATCTTACCGGTCATCGCCTCGCTCACGTTAGATACAGGAATGTTGGCAATCTGCTTATCGCTGATAGAAGAAACAGAACCTGTAAGGTCCTTCTTTCTAACAGTACCATAACCGATAACGACTACGTCATTCAAGCTGTTTGCTTCGTCTTCAAGTTTTACAGTAATGTTAGTTTTACCTGCAACGTTCACTTCCTTAGATTTCATACCGATGTAAGTAATCTTCAGTTTGTTACCTTTGCCTTTCAAGTTTACGGTGAAATTACCATCAATGTCGGTCACGCCACCATTACCTGCTACACC
This is a stretch of genomic DNA from Segatella hominis. It encodes these proteins:
- a CDS encoding SusC/RagA family TonB-linked outer membrane protein, whose amino-acid sequence is MSGNSNKKKIALAGALMFCVTSISAQTVKGVVTDNTGEPIIGASVMEVGVAGNGGVTDIDGNFTVNLKGKGNKLKITYIGMKSKEVNVAGKTNITVKLEDEANSLNDVVVIGYGTVRKKDLTGSVSSISDKQIANIPVSNVSEAMTGKMAGVNITTTEGSPDADVKIRVRGGGSLSQDNSPLYIVDGFPVSSISDIAPSEIQSIDVLKDASSTAIYGARGANGVIIVTTKSGSEGKTQVNFNASLGYKKVSKLVKTMSPYDYAYYQYELGSTDYGNYNDLDIWKSIEGRDYQDEVFGRTGNQKQYNVNVSGGTKDIKYNIGFSHNDEKSIMQGSGYAKNNVNAKINANLNKWLSLDFNGRMAFTKLDGLNGGADTNESSAANSVVANTVRWNPVEPLSGTSDDDEENSTSTRRNPTERITDTYKYQERFQQNYNVGLNWKPFKNITFRSEFGYGWKYNNTDQVWGSNATTNSKYGYNGQPQAQFVRLENKNWRNANTLTYDNKKLFHGRDHINVLVGQEWSSSQDVTRTSTSVAFPTSFNVNEVLANTAAGTALPNEGNIKAEENILSYFGRINYTLNDKYLATITVRADGSSKFGKDNRWGIFPSAALAWRMSDEEFLKGASSWLSNLKARLSFGTAGNNRINSGLLTTTYSMADNTSKAPFFEENRASMLEHGKYLYNPDLKWETTVTRNFGIDYGFFNGRISGTLDFYWNTTKDLLMQSIIPANTGYSYQFQNFGKTSNKGIELALNAVIVDKKNFGLNFNFNVSYNKNKIDELNMENPWQSSNWSGSTISKYEDFRVEQGGRLGELWGYKSNGFYTVYDAATGKGDLVLKENGTWALAEGVKDNSYKLFGGNLYPGVAKVEVDENGDAVKQRLGNTVPTTTGGFGFDGHVGNLDFNLFFNYSLGNKLVNGTKLANAFYAGSAKNYNLVDDFSVGNRYTWIDPANGNNIGRPSASLIAEYGGVENVMNRLNEINANANIYNPAGVSNMQLISYAVEDASFLRLQNVTVGYTLPKKWVNKCYLQNVRIYFTGYNLLCFTNYTGYDPEVDTSSKKNPMTPGIDYAAYPKSRTFVGGINVTF